CACCTGCAAATACACCTTTGCGGCTCGTCTCAAGTGTATCTTCATTGACTATTATTCCACCCCATTTTTGCTTATTAAGTCCTTCTGTTGTCGACGTTATAAGAGGATTTGGACTTTGTCCTATAGCTATGATTACGGTGTCCACGTCTATTACATGCTCTGAACCTTTTTCTGTTACAGGTCTTCTTCTTCCTGATTCATCAGGCTCACCTAAAACCATGTTCACACATTCGATCCCTTTTACATTGCCATTTTCGTCTCCAATTACTCTCACAGGGTTCGTTAATAGCTTAAATATGATTCCTTCTTCTTTTGCATGGTGTATTTCTTCTAGCCTTGCAGGCATTTCTTCTTCTGATCTTCTGTATACAATATACACTTCATCTGCTCCCATACGCTTTGCAGATCTTGCAGCATCCATTGCTACATTTCCACCGCCAACTACGGCAACCTTCTTGCCTACTTTGACAGGTGTAGGGTGATTAGGAAAGTCATAAGCTTTCATGAGATTTATCCTCGTCAAAAATTCATTTGCTGAGTATACGCCATTTAGATTTTCTCCCGGTATACCCATGAATTTAGGTAGTCCTGCACCTGTTCCTATGAACACTGCTTCATACCCCATGTCGAATAGATCGTCAATTGTCAGTATTTTGCCTATAACCATGTTTGTTTCTATTTTTACTCCTAATTTTTTTAATGAGTCTATTTCTTTCTGAACTATCTCCTTAGGAAGTCTAAATTCAGGGATGCCGTACATTAAAACTCCACCAGGCGTATGAAATGCCTCAAAGATTGTTGTGTCATATCCCATCTTAGCTAGATCGCCAGCACATGATAGTCCTGCAGGTCCTGAGCCTATTACTGCAACTTTCCTGCCAGTTTTTTTAAGTGCTTCTACTTTGTCTTCTTTGTTCCTCATATGCCAATCTGCTGCAAATCTTTCAAGCCTTCCTATTGCTACAGGTTCTCCTTTTTTGCCTCTTGTACATACTGATTCGCACTGGCTTTCCTGCGGACATACTCTTCCACATATGGCAGGTAAATTGTTTGTCTCTTTTATCTTTTGATATGCTCCTTCAAAGTTTCTGTTTGCTATTTGCTTTATGAAATCTGGTATCTGAACATGCACAGGACAGCCGCTGACACATGGCTGATTTTTACACTGAATACATCTTTCTGCTTCTTCTACAGCCATATTTTCTTCATACCCCAGTGCAACTTCTTTAAAATTTTTGTTTCGTACATTTGGATCCTGTTCAGGCATTTGTACTTTTTTTAGCGACATGTTAGCCATTTATAAGATGCCTCCTAACTTGCATTCATGCTCATATTGTTCTAACGCTTTCTTTTCCATATCTTTGTACATGGCCTGGCGCCTCATCGCCTCATCAAAGTCTACTTTAAGTCCATCAAAAGCAGGTCCATCTACGCAGGCAAATTTTGTTTCGCCATCAACTGTGACTCTACATCCTCCACACATTCCTGTTCCATCTATCATGATAGGATTCATACTGACCATCGTAGGTATGTTGTATTCTTTCGTGATTCTACATACCATCTTCATCATTATCAATGGTCCTATCGCTATTACTTCGTCGTATTTGTTGCCCTTTTCTATTAATTCTTTTAGCACATCAGTAACAAAGCCTTTACGTCCTTTGCTTCCGTCATCTGTTGTTATATAGAGATTGTCGCTTACAGCCCTCATTTCATCTTCAAGTATGACGTACTCCGCACTTCTTCCTCCGATTATGCTATCTATTGATGCGCCATTTTTATTAAGCATTTTTACTTTAGGGTAAAGGGGTGCAACTCCAACTCCACCGCCAATGGCTAATACTCTTTTTGTATCTTTAGAAAATTCTACAGGTGTTCCCAATGGTCCTACAAAATCATGCAATTTATCTCCAACATCTAATTTGCCCAGCTTTTT
The nucleotide sequence above comes from Thermoanaerobacterium sp. CMT5567-10. Encoded proteins:
- the gltA gene encoding NADPH-dependent glutamate synthase, which gives rise to MANMSLKKVQMPEQDPNVRNKNFKEVALGYEENMAVEEAERCIQCKNQPCVSGCPVHVQIPDFIKQIANRNFEGAYQKIKETNNLPAICGRVCPQESQCESVCTRGKKGEPVAIGRLERFAADWHMRNKEDKVEALKKTGRKVAVIGSGPAGLSCAGDLAKMGYDTTIFEAFHTPGGVLMYGIPEFRLPKEIVQKEIDSLKKLGVKIETNMVIGKILTIDDLFDMGYEAVFIGTGAGLPKFMGIPGENLNGVYSANEFLTRINLMKAYDFPNHPTPVKVGKKVAVVGGGNVAMDAARSAKRMGADEVYIVYRRSEEEMPARLEEIHHAKEEGIIFKLLTNPVRVIGDENGNVKGIECVNMVLGEPDESGRRRPVTEKGSEHVIDVDTVIIAIGQSPNPLITSTTEGLNKQKWGGIIVNEDTLETSRKGVFAGGDAVTGAATVILAMGAGKKAAASIHKFLSEK
- a CDS encoding sulfide/dihydroorotate dehydrogenase-like FAD/NAD-binding protein codes for the protein MNEILEKKQLNPTVKLMVINSPLMAKKAKPGQFVIVRVDEKGERIPLTIADYDSEKGTVTIIFQEVGMSTKKLGKLDVGDKLHDFVGPLGTPVEFSKDTKRVLAIGGGVGVAPLYPKVKMLNKNGASIDSIIGGRSAEYVILEDEMRAVSDNLYITTDDGSKGRKGFVTDVLKELIEKGNKYDEVIAIGPLIMMKMVCRITKEYNIPTMVSMNPIMIDGTGMCGGCRVTVDGETKFACVDGPAFDGLKVDFDEAMRRQAMYKDMEKKALEQYEHECKLGGIL